From Sodalis glossinidius str. 'morsitans', the proteins below share one genomic window:
- a CDS encoding phage neck terminator protein, which produces MSNNASTERGWLTPNGSDPVYYEELDKLLSQWVRNITLLTAKRVIARWQPEPPDIPPADVNWCAFGVVDMPCDDNPAFVNQTEENTGLWRHETIECLASFYGPAGQQYATRFRDGITVTQNNAELNTQGLSLAGYSPIIPFPELINTQWVRRYDVTVRLRRKVVREYNIRSLIDAPFTLSGE; this is translated from the coding sequence TTGAGCAATAACGCCAGTACCGAACGGGGTTGGCTGACACCCAACGGCAGCGATCCGGTTTACTACGAGGAATTGGACAAGCTACTAAGCCAGTGGGTGCGCAACATTACCTTGCTGACGGCTAAACGTGTTATTGCCAGATGGCAACCAGAGCCGCCCGATATTCCGCCCGCAGACGTTAACTGGTGTGCTTTCGGCGTAGTGGATATGCCGTGTGACGATAATCCGGCATTTGTTAACCAGACTGAAGAAAACACTGGACTCTGGCGGCATGAGACGATTGAATGCCTGGCGTCCTTTTATGGTCCGGCAGGACAGCAGTACGCCACCCGTTTTCGTGATGGTATCACGGTGACTCAGAATAATGCGGAACTGAACACCCAGGGGCTGTCGCTCGCAGGTTACAGCCCTATTATCCCGTTTCCCGAACTCATCAACACCCAGTGGGTGCGCCGGTACGATGTTACCGTGCGCCTGCGTCGTAAAGTGGTACGCGAATACAACATCCGATCGCTGATAGACGCGCCCTTTACCCTTTCCGGAGAATAA
- a CDS encoding phage tail assembly chaperone gives MEIELKGHFYRVGKLSVFDQLKVARKLLPVLSGMVGELQKLRGGEAAMETLLPALATVIGDMQDSDCDAIIHACLSVVSRQNGKAWVAVLRQGELMFDDIDLGTLLQLVAQVIGDSLGNFFHAPLDGATVPPQPA, from the coding sequence ATGGAAATCGAACTGAAGGGTCATTTCTACCGCGTCGGGAAACTCAGCGTATTTGACCAACTGAAAGTGGCACGAAAACTGCTGCCGGTCCTCTCTGGCATGGTCGGCGAACTGCAAAAGCTACGCGGCGGCGAGGCGGCCATGGAAACCCTGTTACCCGCCCTGGCCACCGTGATAGGTGATATGCAGGATAGCGACTGCGACGCCATTATTCATGCCTGTTTATCGGTGGTCTCCCGGCAAAACGGCAAGGCATGGGTGGCGGTATTGCGCCAAGGGGAGCTGATGTTTGATGATATCGACCTAGGGACCCTATTGCAGTTGGTCGCACAGGTGATAGGGGATTCACTGGGAAATTTTTTTCACGCACCCCTCGACGGCGCGACTGTGCCCCCACAACCAGCTTAA
- a CDS encoding Rpn family recombination-promoting nuclease/putative transposase → MSNSSLSQHDALFKKFLGDIAVARDFLEIHLPPHLRERCDFNTLAMESGSFIEDDLRTRCSDMLYSVQINAGKGYIYTLIEHQSRPEKLMAFRLLRYAVAAMQRHLEQGNDALPVVIPLLFYHGTTSPYPYSTQWLDCFADPELAKSVYRQAFPLVDITAMPDDEILSHRRVALLELVQKHIRTRDMLELVNELAGLLEQWAYPKEQFRSLLYYLAEAGNTAEGEKFIRALAEKTPRYREEAMTIAEQLEAKGIEKGILLGRQEGEHSASLKIARQMLTRGIPRDTVKACTGLSDDELASLFGDGR, encoded by the coding sequence ATGTCTAATTCCTCACTATCCCAACACGACGCCCTGTTCAAAAAGTTCCTCGGCGATATCGCTGTAGCTCGCGACTTTCTGGAAATCCATCTGCCGCCGCATCTGCGGGAGCGCTGCGATTTCAACACACTGGCGATGGAATCGGGCAGCTTCATCGAGGACGACCTGCGCACCCGGTGTTCAGATATGCTCTACTCCGTGCAGATTAATGCCGGGAAAGGCTATATTTACACACTAATCGAGCACCAGAGCCGCCCGGAAAAGCTGATGGCGTTCAGGCTTCTAAGGTATGCGGTCGCCGCGATGCAACGGCATCTTGAACAAGGCAATGACGCTTTGCCTGTGGTGATTCCGCTCTTGTTCTATCACGGCACCACATCGCCTTACCCCTACAGCACCCAATGGCTCGATTGCTTTGCTGACCCTGAACTGGCAAAATCAGTCTACAGGCAAGCATTCCCGCTGGTCGATATCACCGCGATGCCGGATGATGAAATACTGTCTCATCGGCGGGTAGCGCTGCTAGAATTGGTGCAGAAGCACATCCGGACGCGGGATATGCTGGAATTGGTTAACGAACTGGCCGGATTGCTCGAACAGTGGGCCTACCCCAAAGAGCAGTTTCGCAGCCTGCTATACTATCTGGCCGAGGCGGGAAATACCGCTGAAGGGGAAAAGTTTATTCGCGCGCTGGCAGAAAAAACGCCGCGCTATCGGGAGGAAGCCATGACGATCGCTGAACAGCTTGAAGCCAAGGGCATCGAAAAAGGAATACTGCTCGGTCGCCAAGAAGGCGAGCATAGCGCCTCGCTGAAAATTGCAAGGCAAATGCTCACCCGTGGAATTCCGCGCGACACCGTTAAAGCATGCACAGGACTTTCAGACGACGAACTGGCTTCCCTGTTTGGCGACGGTCGCTAG
- a CDS encoding Arm DNA-binding domain-containing protein, which yields MLTIKQIDAAKPKQKPYRLTDTGGLGLYMSVAGSKVWRLRYEVQGKEKLLTLGKYPSLSLAAARQLREEAKALLSSGIDPSVHKRAQLAETKSAYASTFKALAL from the coding sequence ATGCTCACAATCAAGCAGATCGATGCAGCAAAACCAAAGCAAAAACCCTATCGTCTAACAGATACCGGAGGGCTAGGACTTTACATGTCCGTGGCAGGATCAAAGGTGTGGCGATTGCGATATGAAGTTCAGGGAAAGGAGAAGTTACTTACCCTTGGCAAGTATCCCTCATTAAGCCTTGCAGCAGCCAGACAGCTGAGAGAAGAAGCAAAAGCATTACTATCTTCTGGTATTGATCCCTCTGTTCATAAACGAGCTCAGCTAGCAGAGACGAAAAGTGCATATGCTAGCACATTCAAGGCATTAGCTTTGTAA
- a CDS encoding baseplate J/gp47 family protein, which yields MLPLDTLGLSATVTDSGITAPDYQTILQQLTGYFRQIYGRECYLSPDSKDGQMIAIYALALHDANNAVIAAYNSFSPMTSTGAALSNTVAINGITRHASGYSQADVLLTGQVGTVITHGSVSDRNGQTWRLPERVTFDTHGEARVTAVCTAAGNITAAPGDISDIATPTRGWQTVTNPAAATPGRPVERDSALRARQKKSVALPSRTVLDGIQGAVSLLPGVVRLRGFENDTGETDKNGLPAHSIAMIVDGGDVNAIAQAIALKKTPGAGTYGDTLVKVIDRYGLPKDIRFSRPREVNVAVEITLTAFTGYTTLTGDKIRSAVAAYINQQLIGDNLYLTRLYLPANLPGDEEGQTYDITAIKIGRSAQAVKEENLLVAFNEALSGTTEHLTLVVTT from the coding sequence ATGCTCCCTCTCGATACCCTTGGCCTATCGGCGACCGTCACCGACAGCGGCATCACTGCACCTGATTATCAGACGATACTGCAACAGCTCACCGGCTATTTTCGCCAGATTTACGGCCGGGAGTGCTATCTGTCGCCGGACAGCAAGGACGGCCAGATGATAGCGATTTACGCGCTGGCTCTCCACGATGCCAACAACGCGGTTATCGCCGCCTACAACAGCTTTAGCCCCATGACCAGTACCGGCGCGGCCCTGTCTAACACGGTGGCGATTAACGGTATCACCCGGCATGCCTCGGGGTATTCCCAGGCTGATGTCCTGCTGACCGGTCAGGTTGGCACCGTTATTACCCACGGCAGCGTAAGCGACCGCAATGGCCAGACCTGGCGCCTGCCTGAGCGGGTGACTTTCGATACGCACGGTGAGGCCAGAGTGACCGCCGTCTGTACGGCAGCCGGTAATATCACGGCGGCTCCCGGCGATATCAGCGACATAGCGACCCCGACGCGGGGGTGGCAGACGGTGACCAACCCGGCCGCTGCCACACCCGGCAGGCCGGTTGAGCGGGACAGCGCATTACGTGCTCGGCAGAAGAAATCCGTTGCCTTACCGTCGCGCACGGTGCTGGACGGTATTCAGGGCGCGGTCAGTTTACTGCCCGGTGTGGTACGGTTGCGGGGATTTGAAAATGATACGGGCGAGACAGATAAAAACGGCCTGCCAGCGCACTCTATTGCCATGATAGTTGATGGCGGTGATGTCAATGCGATTGCCCAGGCGATAGCGTTGAAAAAAACGCCTGGCGCAGGCACCTATGGCGATACCCTGGTCAAGGTCATCGACCGTTACGGTTTGCCGAAAGATATCCGCTTTTCCCGTCCTCGCGAAGTCAACGTGGCGGTGGAAATAACCCTGACTGCCTTTACCGGCTACACTACGCTAACCGGCGATAAAATCCGCTCAGCGGTGGCGGCCTACATTAACCAGCAGCTGATTGGCGATAATCTTTATCTGACGCGTCTGTATCTGCCGGCCAATCTGCCCGGTGACGAAGAAGGACAGACCTACGACATCACGGCAATAAAAATCGGGCGCTCGGCCCAAGCGGTTAAAGAAGAGAATCTGCTTGTGGCCTTCAATGAGGCGCTCAGCGGCACAACCGAGCATCTCACTTTGGTGGTGACCACATGA
- a CDS encoding DUF2612 domain-containing protein translates to MRDYTDFVTPQHWAAPKFVRHIQLMTRPLQDIAALAGQLNALFSLEGAFGKQLDAIGEWIGLSRYVKTPITGVYFALDTDRVGFDQGSWKRRFDADSGFTELDDETYRAILRAKIRANHWDGTCEMLAAIYQGVIPDRTVNIFFTDNQDMSMDVYLTGGVVPEVIKAVIRQGYLNIKPEGVKLNAYSGSEGDNGIFGFDIRNGYVDGFDTGSWSVKL, encoded by the coding sequence ATGAGGGATTACACCGACTTCGTGACGCCGCAGCATTGGGCGGCGCCAAAGTTTGTGCGCCATATCCAGCTTATGACGCGGCCGCTTCAAGATATCGCCGCGCTGGCGGGCCAGCTTAACGCGCTGTTCAGCCTGGAGGGCGCCTTTGGGAAACAACTGGATGCCATCGGAGAGTGGATAGGGCTATCGCGCTATGTGAAAACACCGATTACCGGGGTGTATTTTGCCCTCGATACTGACCGGGTGGGATTCGACCAGGGCAGCTGGAAAAGGCGCTTTGATGCCGACAGCGGTTTTACCGAGCTGGATGATGAGACCTACCGCGCCATACTGCGGGCCAAAATTCGAGCCAATCACTGGGACGGTACCTGTGAGATGTTGGCGGCTATTTATCAAGGGGTGATACCGGATAGAACGGTGAATATCTTCTTTACCGACAATCAGGATATGTCGATGGACGTCTATCTGACCGGCGGGGTGGTGCCTGAAGTCATCAAGGCGGTAATACGTCAGGGGTATCTCAATATCAAACCAGAAGGGGTGAAGCTCAATGCCTACAGTGGCTCAGAGGGCGACAACGGCATTTTTGGTTTTGATATCCGTAATGGTTATGTGGATGGATTTGATACCGGCAGCTGGTCGGTAAAACTGTAA
- a CDS encoding phage protein codes for MPQNWIRQCSLIVADEKGEGIELSAFRTTFSISWPDTRWPRTAVFKVWNLKPETVNRIQADEFARVQLMAGYQDNTGLIFTGNICYSLTGRDNPTDTFVMIQAVDAHDAYDYATLNTTLGAGHTQAEQHQTLLTGLAPYGIVKGTTPDFEATRFPRGKTYFGMARDAIDNLAGQCRASWQYINGQLVMVPEETYVQEAVVLNSATGLIGLPQQTIEAGVNVRCLINPTIQVNGLILLDEALVYRTMLPERDIAAVPGRIGTVNHGSVQQTEGALSPPASLATDGAYIVKNITYSGDTRGKAWYMDLVCVAKGAADLMKTSTLNKVG; via the coding sequence ATGCCTCAGAACTGGATAAGACAATGCTCGCTGATCGTCGCCGATGAAAAAGGTGAGGGTATCGAACTGTCCGCCTTTCGCACCACGTTCAGTATTTCATGGCCGGATACACGCTGGCCGCGCACGGCCGTGTTTAAAGTCTGGAACCTGAAACCGGAGACGGTGAATCGCATTCAGGCGGACGAGTTTGCTCGTGTGCAATTAATGGCAGGGTATCAGGATAACACGGGGTTGATTTTCACCGGAAACATCTGCTATTCCCTGACCGGCAGAGATAACCCGACCGATACCTTTGTGATGATTCAGGCGGTCGATGCCCATGATGCTTACGATTACGCCACTCTTAATACAACCCTGGGTGCAGGCCATACCCAAGCCGAACAACACCAGACGCTACTCACTGGCCTGGCCCCCTACGGTATTGTGAAAGGCACGACGCCTGATTTTGAGGCGACGCGCTTTCCCCGTGGAAAAACCTACTTTGGCATGGCGCGGGATGCGATAGATAACCTCGCAGGGCAGTGTCGCGCGTCCTGGCAATATATCAACGGACAGCTGGTGATGGTACCGGAAGAGACCTACGTGCAGGAGGCGGTGGTGCTCAACAGCGCCACAGGGCTGATAGGTTTGCCGCAGCAGACGATTGAGGCCGGTGTCAATGTTCGCTGTCTCATCAACCCGACAATTCAGGTGAATGGCCTTATCCTGCTGGATGAAGCGCTGGTTTACCGCACGATGTTACCCGAACGCGATATTGCCGCGGTGCCGGGCCGGATAGGGACGGTCAATCATGGCAGCGTGCAACAGACCGAAGGGGCATTATCGCCACCGGCGAGCCTGGCGACCGATGGGGCGTATATTGTGAAGAATATTACCTACAGCGGCGATACGCGGGGTAAAGCCTGGTATATGGATCTGGTGTGCGTGGCGAAAGGCGCGGCGGATTTGATGAAAACCTCAACACTGAACAAGGTGGGATAA
- a CDS encoding phage tail protein: MIAHVVAQFIADTNNSDVADDGDLDKLQAGLIQALSKNVNNTVPAASLKTAGITQLSSATNSDSETLAAMPKAVKAIVDNLSGGRLLNIQSFTESGIYTPTPGTRKIRVKCWGAGGSGARMSKQSRGSVSGAGGAYAEVLLDATSFSSVSVEVGTGGAASADGVSLDGGDGGGSYFGKHVICGGGKGGLIGKGLAKGGEPAGGNVMMVGGQAGQGGSYTSGILSNGVGGASFGGYNALPHVSLKGDDGSFPGGGGAMGSYVNDDTQYAAGKGGDGFIILEEYS, translated from the coding sequence GTGATTGCGCATGTGGTGGCGCAGTTTATTGCCGATACCAATAATAGTGATGTGGCTGACGACGGCGACCTGGATAAACTTCAGGCGGGGTTAATTCAAGCGCTCTCTAAGAATGTCAATAATACCGTGCCAGCCGCATCACTGAAAACGGCGGGTATCACCCAACTCAGCAGCGCCACTAACAGCGACAGTGAGACGCTGGCTGCGATGCCAAAAGCCGTGAAGGCGATAGTCGATAATCTCAGTGGTGGCCGCCTGCTGAATATCCAGTCCTTCACCGAAAGCGGCATCTATACTCCCACGCCGGGGACACGGAAAATCCGCGTGAAATGCTGGGGCGCTGGCGGCAGTGGTGCACGCATGTCCAAACAAAGTCGGGGTTCGGTGTCCGGCGCGGGCGGGGCCTATGCCGAGGTGCTACTGGATGCAACGTCGTTTTCGTCCGTGAGTGTTGAAGTGGGTACGGGCGGAGCCGCATCGGCAGACGGTGTTTCACTGGATGGTGGCGATGGGGGCGGGTCGTATTTTGGCAAGCATGTTATCTGTGGCGGCGGCAAGGGTGGTCTGATTGGCAAAGGGTTAGCCAAAGGCGGTGAACCCGCAGGTGGAAACGTAATGATGGTCGGTGGGCAAGCCGGACAAGGTGGCAGTTATACATCAGGTATATTAAGTAATGGTGTTGGCGGAGCATCTTTTGGAGGCTATAACGCTTTACCACACGTTTCATTAAAAGGTGATGATGGATCTTTTCCGGGAGGTGGTGGTGCTATGGGGTCATACGTTAATGATGATACCCAGTATGCGGCCGGGAAAGGTGGAGATGGTTTCATTATTTTAGAGGAGTATTCATGA
- a CDS encoding DUF3383 domain-containing protein, protein MSQGLPVSRVVNVTVDMSSRAASARNFGALLIMGTSSVIDPLERLRAYSSIEEVATDFGTGAPEYQAASLYYQQSPRPVDLFIGRWGNEASAGLLRGAILTAEQAKISRFTIVTDGAMKITVNGKAITIKGVDLSRETNLNGVAQRIAEKINTATVLWDASNSRFVVTSSTAGKSSTVGFTTAPDSGTDLSALTGLSQAAGAAPVAGMDGETAAQAVATLADFSSAWYGLIVAAILSADDITAIAAFISASSTSRIFGVTTQDTATIDASRTDDIASQLKQGKSGRVFTQYSSTSPYAAASVFGRAFTVNFGANNTTLTLKFKQEPDIQAELLRTSQADALAAKNCNVFVRYDNDTAILQEGVMANGDFFDERHGLDWLQNYVQNNLYNLLYTSTTKVPQTDAGGTRLLASVEQSMAQAVNNGLIAPGVWNSGAVGQLSPGDTLTKGYYAFIQPMAAQAQADREKRQAPPIQVACKLAGAVHFADVLITVVR, encoded by the coding sequence ATGTCACAGGGCTTACCTGTATCGAGAGTGGTCAACGTCACTGTCGATATGTCGTCGCGTGCGGCCAGCGCACGGAATTTCGGCGCATTGCTCATTATGGGCACCTCATCGGTCATCGACCCCCTTGAACGACTGCGGGCATACTCATCCATTGAAGAGGTTGCGACCGATTTTGGTACTGGTGCGCCGGAGTACCAGGCGGCGTCACTGTATTACCAGCAATCTCCCCGTCCAGTCGACCTGTTTATCGGGCGTTGGGGCAATGAAGCCTCTGCGGGCCTGCTGCGCGGCGCGATATTGACCGCAGAACAGGCGAAAATCAGTCGCTTCACCATTGTTACCGATGGCGCGATGAAAATCACCGTCAATGGAAAAGCAATCACTATTAAGGGCGTGGATTTATCGAGAGAGACCAATCTGAACGGTGTTGCGCAGCGAATTGCTGAAAAAATCAATACCGCTACTGTGTTATGGGATGCCAGCAATAGCCGGTTTGTGGTGACGTCATCAACGGCAGGTAAGAGCAGCACGGTGGGATTTACCACTGCGCCAGACAGTGGTACTGATCTTTCCGCGCTGACAGGGTTATCACAGGCGGCTGGCGCCGCACCGGTGGCAGGGATGGACGGTGAAACCGCCGCGCAGGCGGTTGCGACGTTGGCCGATTTTTCCAGCGCTTGGTACGGCCTTATCGTTGCGGCCATTCTGTCGGCGGATGATATTACCGCCATTGCTGCCTTTATCAGTGCCAGCAGTACATCACGTATTTTCGGTGTAACCACGCAGGACACGGCGACTATTGACGCTAGCCGAACCGACGATATCGCCTCACAACTCAAGCAGGGCAAGTCCGGACGGGTATTCACGCAGTATTCCAGCACGTCGCCTTATGCGGCCGCCTCAGTGTTCGGACGGGCCTTTACGGTCAATTTTGGCGCTAACAACACCACCCTGACCCTGAAGTTCAAACAGGAGCCGGATATCCAGGCTGAACTGTTGCGCACGTCTCAGGCGGATGCGCTGGCGGCGAAAAACTGCAATGTGTTTGTGCGCTATGACAACGACACGGCTATTTTGCAGGAAGGCGTGATGGCGAACGGCGATTTCTTTGATGAGCGTCACGGCCTCGACTGGCTGCAAAACTACGTGCAGAACAATCTTTATAACCTGCTGTATACCAGTACCACCAAAGTACCACAGACCGACGCTGGCGGTACCCGCCTGTTGGCCTCCGTTGAACAGTCGATGGCGCAGGCCGTCAATAACGGTCTGATTGCGCCTGGTGTGTGGAATAGCGGGGCGGTCGGGCAACTGTCGCCGGGCGATACGCTGACCAAAGGGTATTATGCCTTTATTCAGCCGATGGCGGCGCAGGCCCAGGCAGACCGTGAAAAACGTCAGGCACCGCCGATCCAGGTGGCCTGTAAACTCGCCGGTGCCGTGCATTTTGCGGATGTGCTGATCACCGTGGTTCGCTGA
- a CDS encoding DUF6889 family protein, with the protein MLRPVREFHINQKHLDSGAVDLCRIALLNDYLDMSADNEARIARWRETNRD; encoded by the coding sequence ATTCTTCGCCCGGTGCGAGAATTTCATATTAACCAAAAGCATTTAGACAGTGGCGCGGTAGATCTCTGCCGTATCGCACTGCTTAATGACTATTTGGACATGAGCGCAGATAACGAAGCGCGGATAGCGCGATGGAGAGAGACAAACCGTGACTAA
- a CDS encoding helix-turn-helix transcriptional regulator translates to MSQTLIRLPEVQHRTGFGKAWIYRLISQDRFPSPVKTGLRSIAFIESEVDEWIKERIIESRGECN, encoded by the coding sequence ATGTCTCAAACACTTATACGTCTACCAGAAGTCCAGCACCGTACCGGTTTCGGTAAGGCATGGATTTACCGCTTAATCAGCCAAGACCGTTTCCCATCTCCCGTAAAGACTGGCTTACGTTCAATTGCTTTTATTGAGAGCGAGGTAGACGAGTGGATTAAGGAGCGCATTATTGAGTCTCGTGGGGAGTGCAACTAA
- a CDS encoding DUF4054 domain-containing protein, which produces MSRNSTLPSVTNFRDNFPQFADPAKYPKTHIEFLLNLADVLLSEKFTSKDLFPYFVGLFVAHYMVLWAADSKAMATGGAGGASGGVASSKSVDKVSVSYDTGATLNPDAGFWNYTRYGAEFWQLIMMFGAGGIQL; this is translated from the coding sequence ATGAGCAGAAATAGCACGCTACCCTCGGTGACCAATTTTCGTGACAACTTTCCTCAGTTCGCTGATCCTGCCAAATACCCGAAAACACACATCGAGTTTCTCCTGAACCTGGCTGATGTGCTGCTCAGCGAGAAGTTCACGAGTAAGGATCTGTTTCCTTACTTTGTTGGGCTTTTTGTTGCGCACTACATGGTGTTGTGGGCGGCTGATAGCAAAGCGATGGCGACGGGTGGAGCGGGAGGTGCATCGGGGGGTGTGGCCTCGTCTAAATCGGTTGATAAAGTCAGCGTCAGTTATGACACGGGAGCCACGTTAAACCCCGATGCGGGCTTCTGGAACTATACCCGTTACGGGGCTGAGTTCTGGCAGTTGATTATGATGTTTGGCGCAGGAGGCATCCAGCTATGA
- a CDS encoding phage structural protein encodes MATYSFMDVSASMTGPTGVIDLGYGSANDEEGIVVAMTEAKNTMTIGADGEGMHSLSPRKSGTITINLLKDSPVNKKLMLAYNAQSQSSSLWGNNVFVIRNHASGDIATARGGAFQKLPDWQNAHVGNTVAWVFDCIKIDELLGEF; translated from the coding sequence ATGGCAACTTATTCATTTATGGATGTGTCGGCGTCAATGACGGGGCCGACGGGCGTGATTGATCTCGGCTATGGCTCGGCAAACGATGAAGAAGGGATTGTGGTGGCCATGACCGAGGCAAAAAACACCATGACCATTGGCGCAGATGGCGAAGGGATGCACAGCCTGAGCCCTCGAAAATCCGGCACCATCACGATTAATTTGTTGAAAGACTCGCCCGTTAATAAAAAGCTGATGCTGGCCTACAACGCCCAGAGTCAGTCCTCGTCCCTCTGGGGCAACAACGTTTTTGTGATACGTAATCATGCTTCGGGGGATATCGCCACGGCGCGCGGCGGTGCATTTCAGAAGCTCCCCGACTGGCAGAATGCCCACGTCGGTAATACGGTGGCCTGGGTGTTTGACTGTATCAAAATCGATGAATTGCTTGGGGAGTTTTAA
- a CDS encoding structural cement protein Gp24 — MSNAILTRMGVGFAGAVSRPQDLTTEPAVLKSDANSAFPSYGLAGKYDGAFFVPLSAGDTADKIQGIFVRPYPTQSVPDKAYLLGNGFGYTGDILKRGYMTVNVGSDATVITKGAPVYIRNANPSTESPLGAVLAAEENTGTADKPLINTVVMPYAFFIGQGDADGNVEISYKI; from the coding sequence ATGAGTAATGCAATTCTGACACGAATGGGCGTGGGCTTTGCTGGCGCCGTGTCACGTCCTCAGGATCTGACCACCGAACCTGCCGTACTGAAATCTGACGCCAACAGTGCGTTTCCCTCTTACGGTCTGGCGGGCAAGTATGATGGCGCGTTCTTTGTGCCGTTATCCGCGGGAGACACCGCTGACAAAATCCAGGGGATATTCGTCCGTCCTTATCCTACGCAGAGTGTACCGGACAAAGCTTATCTGCTGGGCAACGGGTTTGGCTATACCGGTGACATCCTGAAACGTGGGTACATGACCGTCAATGTCGGCAGTGACGCAACAGTCATTACCAAAGGTGCGCCGGTCTATATCCGTAATGCCAATCCGAGCACAGAAAGTCCTCTAGGCGCCGTGCTGGCGGCCGAAGAAAACACCGGCACTGCCGACAAGCCGTTGATTAATACCGTTGTTATGCCCTACGCCTTTTTCATCGGTCAGGGTGATGCGGACGGCAATGTAGAAATCTCGTATAAGATTTAA
- a CDS encoding tyrosine-type recombinase/integrase: MFNKDIFPMIGDIPIRDIKPRMLLEVLRVFERRGAIERAKKARRRCGEVFRFAMATGLVEYNPAPDLTIAMTTSTPKHYPFLTVEQLPDFNRALAGYTGSIIVKIATQLLQLTGLRTIELRLSKWSWINLDLGTWEIPKEVMKGRRPHVVPLSHQAIKLLEQLKPMTGHYEYLFPGRNDQNKPISENTILGLIRRIGYDGIASEHGFRHQMSTILNENRFDPDLIERQLEHVDKNKIRGIYNHAQYLPERRKMLQWYANYIESL; the protein is encoded by the coding sequence ATATTTAATAAAGATATATTCCCCATGATTGGGGATATCCCAATACGAGACATAAAACCACGTATGCTTCTTGAAGTTTTACGCGTATTCGAGCGAAGAGGGGCAATAGAACGCGCTAAAAAAGCTCGGCGACGTTGTGGCGAAGTTTTTAGATTTGCTATGGCTACAGGTCTCGTTGAATATAATCCTGCACCAGATTTGACCATTGCAATGACTACTTCTACACCAAAACATTATCCATTTCTAACAGTTGAGCAGCTACCCGACTTTAATCGGGCATTAGCAGGATATACCGGTAGCATAATCGTAAAAATAGCAACACAGCTTTTACAGCTCACGGGCCTACGCACGATTGAATTAAGACTATCGAAGTGGTCATGGATAAATTTGGATTTAGGCACATGGGAGATCCCCAAAGAAGTCATGAAAGGCAGGCGTCCCCATGTAGTACCACTGTCGCATCAAGCTATCAAACTGCTAGAACAACTAAAGCCTATGACCGGACATTACGAATATTTGTTTCCGGGAAGAAATGATCAGAACAAGCCAATAAGCGAAAATACAATATTAGGTCTTATTAGGAGGATTGGATATGATGGTATAGCAAGTGAACATGGTTTTAGGCATCAAATGAGTACTATACTTAATGAGAATCGCTTCGATCCTGATTTAATTGAACGACAGCTTGAACATGTCGATAAAAATAAAATCAGAGGAATATATAATCATGCTCAATACCTCCCTGAAAGAAGGAAGATGCTACAATGGTACGCTAATTACATAGAAAGCTTATAA